The genomic interval CCGATGGAATCGGCCACCAGGGGCTGCAACGTCAGGCCGGGCGTATGGAACACATCCACATGCACGATGATGCGGTCGCCGACAAGGTAGACCGTCGAGTCGATGTGCGCGCGCACGGATGCGCGTTGCGCATGGAGGCGTGTCACGGAGCCCTGAAGCAAGAGCATCGCGGCCATCAGCACCAGAAGAGCCACCCGGCGGCATGCACCAGTCATCATAGCCTGCTCTCCCGGCGCTTGAAGAAATCCACGATCGGTTTGATGTACGGACGGTCGATGCGCACCGGGATCGCATCCACTTTGCTGCGGAGGAAAAGACTGCGGCGCTGGTCGCGGCGGTCCTTCCAGTACTTCACGAACGACGCACGCACGGCACGGTCCGACGTGTCCACCCACCGCTCACGGCCCGACTCCGCATCGGTAAACTTCATGAGTCCCGACTCCGGAAGCGATTCTTCGCGCGGGTCGGACAATTCCACCGCGATCACGTCATGCTTCTTGCTGATGATGCGGAGGATCTGGTCGTACCCATCGTCGATGAAGTCCGAGATCACGAACGCGATCGTGCGCTTCTTGTGCACATGGTTCAGGTACTCGAGCGCACCACGGATGCTGGTACCGCTCCCTTGCGCCTGGAACGAGATGAGTTCGCGGATGATGCGGAGGATGTGTGCACGCCCCTTCTTCGGAGGGACGAACTTCTCGATGCGGTCGGTGAACAGGATGAGGCCGACCTTGTCGTTGTTCTTGATGGCGGAGAACGCGAGCACGGCACAGATCTCGGCGGCGATCTCGTTCTTCATCGCCTGCGCCGTGCCGAACTGTCCGGACCGGCTGAAGTCCACGACCAGCATCACCGTCAGCTCGCGCTCTTCTTCGAAGATCTTCACGAACGGATGGTTGAAGCGCGCCGAGACGTTCCAGTCGATGCTCCGGATGTCGTCGCCGTACTGGTACTCCCGCACCTCGGAGAACTCCATCCCCCGTCCTTTGAAGACGGAGTGGTATTCGCCGGAGAAGATCTGATTGACCAGGCCGCGGGTCTTGATCTCGATCTGGCGGACTTTTCTTAAGAGATCACGGGTTTCCATGTGACCTTACGGTACTTCGATCTTGTTCAACACTTCCTGCACCACCGCCTCGGAGGTCACTTCTTCCGCCTCGGCCTCGTACGTGACCGCCACACGATGGCGGAGCACATCCAGACTCACCGCCCGGACATCCTCCGGGATCACGTAGCCGCGGCGCTTGATGAAGGCGTACGCCTTCGCACCGAGCGCAAGATTGATCGATGCACGCGGCGACGCTCCGTAACTGATGAGCTGCGCCAGATTGTTGAGGTTGTAAGCCTTCGGATTACGCGTGGCAAAGACGATGTCCAGGATGTACCGCTCGATCTTCTCATCCATGTAGATCTCGCCCACCGCCTCGCGCGCACTGATGATGTCCTCAGGCTTCACGACCGCACTCGGGGTCTTGAGCGCTCCGGCCACATTCGCCCGCATGATCTGCAACTCTTCGTCCTTCGTCGGATACCCGATCTTCACCTTCAACATGAACCGGTCGACCTGTGCTTCGGGAAGCGGATACGTTCCCTCCTGCTCGATCGGGTTCTGCGTCGCCAGCACCAGGAACGGCTCCGGAAGCTTGTAGGTGTTCTCGCCGATCGTCACCTGACGCTCCTGCATGGCCTCGAGGAGCGCGCTCTGCACCTTCGCCGGAGAACGGTTGATCTCGTCCGCCAGGATGAAGTTCGCGAAGATCGGCCCCTTCTTCGTCTGGAAGGACGCGTCCTTCTGATTGAAGATCATGGTGCCCACAAGGTCGGCAGGCAAGAGGTCCGGCGTGAACTGGATCCGCTGGAATTTTGCCTGAATGGCCGCCGCAAGGGTCTTGACGCTGAGCGTCTTGGCCAGGCCGGGCACGCCTTCAAGTAGGATATGGCCATTGGAGAGGAGACCGACCAGGAGCCGTTCGACCATGTATTTCTGGCCGACAATGACCTTGCCGAGCTCGTTCTGCAGAATATCCACAAAGGCGCTTTCGCGCTGGATCTTTTCGTTGATGGCCTTGATGTCGAATGCCATGGAACCTCCAGGTGTCACAGGGGATCGTTGCTGAAATCGAATAAGAAATTTACAAAAATGGGGGGTGAAATGAAAGAAGCCGGGCAGAACACACCAATGCCGCACAATTCCCCGGATCGCATATTGGACACGCTCCAGGGCCGCAAGGTTGACCGATACGATCCTGGCAGGAGGATTTTGCATTCCTCACACTTTGCCCCCCTCCGGCCCGACATCCATCAGGGCGCCCCCCGGAGTTCCCGGCAGACCGGAACAAGCTGCGGCAGGGATCATTCGATATCGATGTCCATTTTCCGGTGGACTCTGGCGGCGCCATACGGTATCGTTGATGCAGTATGGCGCCGTTGCCGTACGATCGGTTGGACATCATGAAGGATCATGCCCATGCACACACTCCCCTCACGCGCCGTGATGGAGCGCGCGTATCAGCAGAGCGACGTCACCTACGACGGCGTCTTCTATCTCGGCGTCCGCACGACCGGGATCTTCTGCAAACCCTCCTGCGGCGCGCGCAAGCCATTCCCGAAGAACGTCGAGTTCTTCGCAACCACGAAAGAGGCACTCTTCGCAGGGTACCGCCCGTGCAAACGGTGCAAGCCGATGAGTGCAGCCGGTGCACCACCAGCGTGGGTGGCCGAATTGCTGGCACTGGTCGACCGTTCACCGGATGCACGCGTGCGGGATGGCAATATCCGGAAACTCGGGATCGACCCGGCGCGGGCGCGACGCTACTTTCAGAAGAACTACGGTATGACATTCCAGGCATACAGCCGGGGCCGGAGACTGGGGAAGGCCTTCGAGCAGATCAGGCTGGGGAAACGATTGGATGATGTGACGCTCGGCCACGGCTATGATTCACACAGCGGTTTCCGGGAGGCGTTCGCAAAGACCTTCGGGACCCCACCCGGAAAAGCGCACCGTTCAGAATGTTTGCTGGTCACGTGGATAGAGAGTCCGCTGGGCCCGCTGATTGCCGGCGCAACGGAGAAGCATCTGGTGCTGCTGGAATTCACCGACCGGCGTATGCTGGATGCACAGTTCGTGACCCTGCGGCGTGCCTTCAAACGTCCGATCGTTCCGGGGAACAATGCGATCCTGAAGAACCTCCGTGATGAACTCGCCCTCTACTTCCAGGGGAAGCTGCGCACGTTCAAGGTGCCGCTTGAATATCCCGGGAGCCCGTTCCAACAGAAAGTGTGGGATGAGCTGCGCCGCATTCCCTATGGAACCACGATCTCCTACGAGGACCTCGCAGAGCGCGCAGGGACGCCCAACGCCCAGCGTGCGGCGGGAAGCGCGAACGGGAAGAACCGCATCGCGATCGTGATCCCCTGTCACCGCGTGGTGAACAAAAGCGGCAAACTCGGTGGGTACGGCGGCGGACTCTGGCGGAAACAACGATTGTTGGATATCGAGCAGGGCCGCTAGCGCGACCAACCCGGACGCGCCGCTGTTCTCCTTCCGCGACCAACCCGGACGCGACGCTGGCTCCTTCCGCAACCGGGGTACCCACACTGCCACGCGCTTCTCGCCATAAGCCTGGCCGGTCACCCCCGCGGGCACCGCGTTTCCAACTCCCCCGCCCGCAGCAGGAACGCCGCCAGGGCTCTGTTCTTGCGTACAGCAAGCGCTTCTTGCACCGCGATCATCGGGATCCTGCGCCCGGCCACAGGTGCGGCGGTAAACCGCCGCGCCCCGGCGATCATGACCTCGCAATCCTGCACCTCCCCCATGAGCGTCTGATACTCACCCATCCATTGCTTCGTTGCCTTCGGGAACCCTCCGATCAACGGCGCCAGGACTTCCACCGCATAGCGCAGTTTCTTGAACGACACACGCAACGTGTGGATCGTGGATGCGTCGGCAGCGTTCACATTGCGGAGGGCCCGCACCGCACGGACAGAGATCCGTGCCATCGCACCACGCAACACCGCGGGCATCGCCGACGCAAGGACCGGGTCCGCGCCAACGGCGAACAACGATTGCTGCACGGTGGCCACCGACCGTTCAACAGACCGTTCATCCATGGACCGCAGGGAGGCCCCACACTCCCGGAGCAGCAAGACCTCCCGTTTGCGCAATGCCCCCATGTACACCCTCACCGCCGGCACAGCCCGCTGAAGCTCCCGCGCGGCAAGCAGCGAGATGTGAATGTCCCGCACGGCGTTGAACCCTTTGAGCGATCTCCGGAGCTTCCGGCACAGCGGAGCCACTCCGGCATCAGGAACGATCTCCTTCGCCAGATCCAGGACCGCGATGAGCCGGCGCATCGACACACGCAGGTCGTGGATCGCAGGCTCCGTTGCCCGCGTGCGCGCCTGACGCAACCGGAGCATGAACACGCCAAGCCGGTCGTCCAGCGCCCCGCTTACCACCCGCACCGCATCGACCCGGGAAGATGCAACGCCAGATGACTGTACCGCGCTCTGCGTCCTTGTCTCCACCCTTCGTGGCGCCCTTGCTTCCACCCTCCCTCGCGACCCTGTCTTCGTCGTTCCTGGCGTTCCCGTCCTCACCGATCTGCGCGTCACTGTCTTCGCTCTTCCCGGCATCCTCTTCCTGGCGTTCTTGTCTTTGCCTTCTTTGCGTGCTCGCGTTGCCATCTATTCCCCCACCACCAATTTCACACCGTACACCTCCTCGAACATGTCGGCCTTCTTCGCGAGCGCCCACTTCTCCAGCAACAGATCCCCATCGCCACGCAGCGTGAGCATGAACTTCGGCTTCTTGTAGTCCGTCTCGATGGTATGCACCTTCGAGGCATGCTCATTGTCCATCGCATCCGCCATGCGGAGCAACGCGGCGAGCTTGGAAACCACCATGCGCTCCTTCGGCGACAACGCCCGGTAGGCATCATGCGCCTGCTTGGGCAGCGACTTCCGGTGATACCGCGCGACGTTCGCAATGACCGCCACCTGATCGCGCGTCAGTCCGATCATCGGCGTCGCCATCAGCAGATACTGCGTATGCTTGTGATGGTCCGCCGCTCCGATGAACTGCCCGATATCATGGAGGAGCGCCGCGACCTCCAGGAAGAGACGATGCTCGGGGCCAAGACGGTGCAGATCCTTCGTACGGTCGAAGAGCTGTCCGGCAAAACGGGACACCGTGAGTGCATGCGGCTCGTCGAACTGATACTTCCGCCCCACCTGCACCGCCGACGCCACGACCTGTTCACGGCGCAGATGCTTCCGATCGCCATACAGGTCCTCGACGATGTCCAGGAGCAGTCCGTCTTTCAGCCCGACCCGTGGCACGATCAACTGGCTCGCGCGCGAGATGCGCAGGATCTTCTGAATGATCAGGGCAGCCGGTACGATCACGTCGGCGCGGTCCGGACGGAGTCTGAGCTGTTGCACCCGTTCCTGGTACGTCAGGGACGTCAGCTTCGCAACCAGAACATCCAACTCCCCGGCCGGGATCACCGTGTCCTTTTCGGCGCCGAGCAGTTCCTTCCGCAGGTCACCCAGGGATTCCAGATTGCCGCCGGTACCGATGCACAGATCGATCTTCCGGTCGCCGATCTCCCGGCTGATCCGGCGCTGCGTCGCATCCACGTATTCCTGGATCAACTGCTGGACCTGCCGCTCATCCACCGACCGCTCACCGAGGGTGCGGAGCAATCGTACGGACCCCATCCGGTAACTTGCCGTGGACAGGATCTCGCCGTCTGCGGCCAGGGTGATCTCCGTGCTGCCTCCGCCAATGTCCACCAGGACCGCAAAACGCTCGTGCAGGTCCACGCGCTCTTTCACCGCAAGATGGATGAGGCGCGCTTCCTCCTCGGGCCCGATGATGCTGATCTCCAATCCCGTGGCCTGCTGCACGCGGTCCAGAAAGATCTCCCGGTTCACGGCATCACGCATGGCACTGGTCGCCACCACGCGGACATGTTTCGCCCCGCGGCCATCGATCGCCTGGCGGAAGCGAAGGAGCGCGTCGCAGGCGACCTCCATGGTCTTCTCGGTGATGACACCGGTCGTGAAGACATCCTGCCCCAGGCGGACCGGTTCACGCAGCATATCCAGAACGGTGATCTGCTTCTCGGCGTCCACGGAAGCGATGGACAGCCGCATGGCATTGGAACCTATATCAAGAGCAGCAAGTGTCGGCATGATCTTCAGAGATTGTGTGCCCGAATATACATATCCGAGCGGTGAAAAACACGGGGCGCTGACGGTTGCCTTCGGCGTGGAAATGGGGTATCATAAGAAATGAAAAACCGTATGCACCCCCCACGTGACTGATCAAGCCCCTTCCCCCAACCGTCCGTATTATGGCGCGCTTTTCGCTGTCGTCGTGTGGGGCGCCTCGTTCATTGCCACCAAGATCGCCCTCCACGACGTGCAACCGATGACCGTCGTCTGGCTTCGCTTCGGGATCGGCGTGCTGGTGCTCTCACTCGCCGTCCCCCTGCGTCATGAGTTCTTCATCCCCACCGCAGCCGACCTCCGCAGCTTCGCACTGCTCGGGCTCCTCGGCATCACCGTCCACCAGTGGCTGCAGGTGGAAGGACTCGTGACCTCGCTGGCCTCGACCACCGCCTGGATCATCACGGCGATCCCGTTGGTCACCGCCATCGTTGCCCGTGTCGTGCTCGACGATCCCCTGCACCGGAATCACATCATCGGGATCCTCGTCGGTGCCCTGGGCGTCTTGCTCGTTGTCTCGCGCGGCGATTGGCACCGGCTCACCGATGGGGCGTTCGGTGCACCCGGAGACGTCCTCGTCGGGTTGAGCACCATCACCTGGTCACTCTTCTCGGTCTACTCGCGCAAAGCCCTGCACCGCCACCGCGCGGCACCCATGACACTCTACGTCATGGGGAGCGGATGGCTGTTCACATCGGTCTTCTGGCTCATGAAGGACGGACCCGCAGATCTGGCGAAGCTTTCGTCCGGGGGATGGGTAGCGATCGGATTTCTGGGTGTGCTGTGCTCCGGACTTGCCTACATCTACTGGTATGATGCTCTCAAGGCATTGCCCGTGGCGCAGGTGAGCAGTATGCTCTACGTCGAACCGATCGTCACGATGTTCGTGGCAGCGGCCCTGCTGAACGAACCGGTCACGATCGCAGCACTCGTGGGTGGTGGGGTCATCATGGTGGGGGTGAAGATCGCAACGCTCCGGCAGGGAAGTACGCCGTAGAGATTTACTGAGAAGCACATCATGAAAACAAGAAGAGAGATGTGAGGCCGGGAGCGCTACTGCCGCCAGCCTCACTTCTCTCTTCTTGCCAAACTCACAACTGCCTTCTGCCTATTTGGACAGCGATCCCACCAACGCCTCGAACTCCGCTTCTGCCGCTGCGATGCTCTTCTCGGGACCCGTCATCTTGAAGAACACGGAACCCTGCGGGCCTGCCACGATGGCACCGAGCAAACGGTAACCGGGCTTCTTCCCCATCGACTGCATCATGGGACCGGACGGATTCAGGTACGCACCGCCGATACGCACGGTGGACACTTCCATGCCGTTCACCTGCTTCGTGCCTCTGTCCGGTCCGCTGGTCGGTTCGAACTGGCCGACCCAACGGTCGATGTTCGATGTCACATCCCCGCCGGCACCCGGGCCAAAATAGAATACCGCACACTCGGCACCTTCCGTGTCACCTTCCGCCGCCGGAATGGCATACGTGGCCGCCCGCATCGGCCGCTCGGTGCCGGGTACCCAACGCTGCGGTACGCCCCACGATACACCTGCAACCGACCCCTTCCCCTCTCCCATCGCCACCGAACCAGTGGTGTCCTTCTTGCATCCGGCAAACACCAGAAGACCGGCGAATACAACCAGCGCGACATACTGCTTCATCGAATTACTCCCTTCGTGAAAAGTAAGTGTGACACGGTATGCATCAAAGTACCATTCATGAGAGTCTGAATCAAGAGCGGGTGGCATCATCCACGGTCCGATGGATCGATCGCCGGTGACGGTCCACCCATGCCGCCCACAACACGAAGAGCCAGCTGGCATTCCCCGCAACCGCGATCATCCCTGCATCCGGTGGCGGTGGCCCGAACACATTGGCAGCATAGATCCCGACAAGAACCACCAAAAGCCCACCCAGGCCATACGACCCGATCCGGTCTTTCGCCTTCGTTCCCCGGGTATACAAAAACGCTCCACCCGCAAGAAGTCCGAGCTCCAGGAACAGTGTCACCGCCAAGGAATTCCACCCCCCCAAACCGACCCGTGCATCTCCCACGACATTGAGCGGAAGATCGGGTCTGTGCACGACGAGGTCAAGGACCCAATGGCTGACAACAGCCAGGCCAACAACAAGTGCACTCATCCAGGATCTCTTCAGGGCAAAGTAGATCCCACCCACCACGAGACCCCAGAGCACCACACCGACGAGGCTGTGTGATATCGGATAATCATAGAAGTCGAGCGGTGTGACCACGGTGTTCCCCGGGTCGATGCGCACATGCTCCAGCCCGGCCAAGAGCAGCACCGGCCAGAGGAGGTCGATGAATTGTGACGCCATCACAAGCGTGCCAAGTGACGTGTTCGGGGTCGCGCGCTTTGCGCCGAGAGCAACGGCATAGTGGCCGAGGAACATGGGACGTATTCTCCTTCCTGACGGTGAGAGGCCGCGTGAAACCGGCATGGGTCTGTCTGCGAAATGCCGGCGTTCGGATCGTGTTCTGAGAACATTCAAAGCATGCAAAGAGTTGCCGGACCAACACAGCAGAAATCCGGGAAAATCCGTATCTTGTGCCGCACTCATACACACACTCAGCGGACTTTGCTATGCAGATCGGTATCGTCGGACTCCCGTTTTCGGGGAAATCAACGCTTTTTCAGGCCATTACACGCACCCACATCGACCCCGCCTCACTCTCGCGCGGGGAAGCGCACCAGGGGATCGTCAAGGTGCCGGATGTACGCCTCGACAAACTGACCGGGTTCTTCTCCCCCAAGAAGACGGTTCATGCCACCATCGAATTCGTGGATGTGGTCGGCCTCAAGAAGGGCGAATCAGGGTCCACACAGTTCACGACGAACTTCCTCGGCAACGTGAAGAACGTCGATGCCATGGTGCAGGTCGTCCGCCTGTTCGCCGATCCCTCCGTCCCCCACCCCGATGGCTCGGTGGATATGATGCGCGACATCTCCACGTTCGAGACGGAGTTCATCCTCGCCGACCTCGGGATGCTGGAGAACAGGATCGACAAGATCAAGAAGCAGCTTCAGAAGCTCGCGGATGAGACCCTGAAACGTGAACTCCCCCTGCTGGAACGCTGCCACGGCTTCCTCGAACAGGAAAAGCCGCTGCGCGATCAGGAGTTCACGAAGGAAGAACTGGTCATGCTCCGCACGTACCAGCTGCTGACCCTCAAGCCGATGCTCATCGCGCTGAACCTTGACGAGACCCAGCAATCGACCGCCGCCAAAGCGGTCACCGATGTCGCCGCAAAGAAATCCGGAAAACAGACGAAGGTCCTCGCCTTCTACGGCAAGATCGATATGGAGATGTCCGAGCTGTCAGCCGAAGAAGCGAAGGCATTCATGGGCGAATACGGGATCACCGAGTCGGCGCTCGACACGCTCATCCGGGAATCCTATCTGCTCCTCGGCGTCCAATCGTTCCTGACCGCCGGCGAAGACGAGTGCCGCGCCTGGACGATCCGCAAGGGGATGACCGCACAGGAATCTGCCGGCGTGATCCACTCGGATTTCTACAATAAGTTCATCCGCGCGGAGGTGGTGCACTACGATGACCTCGTTGCTGCCGGAGGGTCGTTCGCAAAAACGAAAGAAGCAGGCGTGTGGCGACTCGAAGGGAAGGAATATATCGTCAAGGACGGCGACATCATCTCCGTACGGCATTCCTGACCGCACAAGAACTCACGGACATCCCGACGCCGCCCCTCACCGGGCGGCGTCAACGTATCAGAGATACCCTCCGTACATCGGTCCCCACAGCACTCCGGACCCGCACAAGATACACACCCGATGCCAACCGGTCCGCATGGAACCGCACACGCACGATCTCCCCTCCCACGGCGACATCATCGTACAACACCCCGATCTCCTGCCCGAGCAATGAGTGAACGGTCAGCGTGACGTGCCCGGTATGACGGACGGAGAATGGGATCGTCGTGGTGCTGTTGAAGGGATTGGGATAGTTCGCCATCAGGGTCATCTCACGAGGTACGAGC from Ignavibacteriota bacterium carries:
- a CDS encoding DUF58 domain-containing protein gives rise to the protein METRDLLRKVRQIEIKTRGLVNQIFSGEYHSVFKGRGMEFSEVREYQYGDDIRSIDWNVSARFNHPFVKIFEEERELTVMLVVDFSRSGQFGTAQAMKNEIAAEICAVLAFSAIKNNDKVGLILFTDRIEKFVPPKKGRAHILRIIRELISFQAQGSGTSIRGALEYLNHVHKKRTIAFVISDFIDDGYDQILRIISKKHDVIAVELSDPREESLPESGLMKFTDAESGRERWVDTSDRAVRASFVKYWKDRRDQRRSLFLRSKVDAIPVRIDRPYIKPIVDFFKRRESRL
- a CDS encoding MoxR family ATPase, which translates into the protein MAFDIKAINEKIQRESAFVDILQNELGKVIVGQKYMVERLLVGLLSNGHILLEGVPGLAKTLSVKTLAAAIQAKFQRIQFTPDLLPADLVGTMIFNQKDASFQTKKGPIFANFILADEINRSPAKVQSALLEAMQERQVTIGENTYKLPEPFLVLATQNPIEQEGTYPLPEAQVDRFMLKVKIGYPTKDEELQIMRANVAGALKTPSAVVKPEDIISAREAVGEIYMDEKIERYILDIVFATRNPKAYNLNNLAQLISYGASPRASINLALGAKAYAFIKRRGYVIPEDVRAVSLDVLRHRVAVTYEAEAEEVTSEAVVQEVLNKIEVP
- a CDS encoding DMT family transporter, whose protein sequence is MTDQAPSPNRPYYGALFAVVVWGASFIATKIALHDVQPMTVVWLRFGIGVLVLSLAVPLRHEFFIPTAADLRSFALLGLLGITVHQWLQVEGLVTSLASTTAWIITAIPLVTAIVARVVLDDPLHRNHIIGILVGALGVLLVVSRGDWHRLTDGAFGAPGDVLVGLSTITWSLFSVYSRKALHRHRAAPMTLYVMGSGWLFTSVFWLMKDGPADLAKLSSGGWVAIGFLGVLCSGLAYIYWYDALKALPVAQVSSMLYVEPIVTMFVAAALLNEPVTIAALVGGGVIMVGVKIATLRQGSTP
- the ychF gene encoding redox-regulated ATPase YchF, translating into MQIGIVGLPFSGKSTLFQAITRTHIDPASLSRGEAHQGIVKVPDVRLDKLTGFFSPKKTVHATIEFVDVVGLKKGESGSTQFTTNFLGNVKNVDAMVQVVRLFADPSVPHPDGSVDMMRDISTFETEFILADLGMLENRIDKIKKQLQKLADETLKRELPLLERCHGFLEQEKPLRDQEFTKEELVMLRTYQLLTLKPMLIALNLDETQQSTAAKAVTDVAAKKSGKQTKVLAFYGKIDMEMSELSAEEAKAFMGEYGITESALDTLIRESYLLLGVQSFLTAGEDECRAWTIRKGMTAQESAGVIHSDFYNKFIRAEVVHYDDLVAAGGSFAKTKEAGVWRLEGKEYIVKDGDIISVRHS
- a CDS encoding Ppx/GppA family phosphatase, yielding MPTLAALDIGSNAMRLSIASVDAEKQITVLDMLREPVRLGQDVFTTGVITEKTMEVACDALLRFRQAIDGRGAKHVRVVATSAMRDAVNREIFLDRVQQATGLEISIIGPEEEARLIHLAVKERVDLHERFAVLVDIGGGSTEITLAADGEILSTASYRMGSVRLLRTLGERSVDERQVQQLIQEYVDATQRRISREIGDRKIDLCIGTGGNLESLGDLRKELLGAEKDTVIPAGELDVLVAKLTSLTYQERVQQLRLRPDRADVIVPAALIIQKILRISRASQLIVPRVGLKDGLLLDIVEDLYGDRKHLRREQVVASAVQVGRKYQFDEPHALTVSRFAGQLFDRTKDLHRLGPEHRLFLEVAALLHDIGQFIGAADHHKHTQYLLMATPMIGLTRDQVAVIANVARYHRKSLPKQAHDAYRALSPKERMVVSKLAALLRMADAMDNEHASKVHTIETDYKKPKFMLTLRGDGDLLLEKWALAKKADMFEEVYGVKLVVGE
- a CDS encoding CHAD domain-containing protein → METRTQSAVQSSGVASSRVDAVRVVSGALDDRLGVFMLRLRQARTRATEPAIHDLRVSMRRLIAVLDLAKEIVPDAGVAPLCRKLRRSLKGFNAVRDIHISLLAARELQRAVPAVRVYMGALRKREVLLLRECGASLRSMDERSVERSVATVQQSLFAVGADPVLASAMPAVLRGAMARISVRAVRALRNVNAADASTIHTLRVSFKKLRYAVEVLAPLIGGFPKATKQWMGEYQTLMGEVQDCEVMIAGARRFTAAPVAGRRIPMIAVQEALAVRKNRALAAFLLRAGELETRCPRG
- a CDS encoding bifunctional transcriptional activator/DNA repair protein Ada codes for the protein MERAYQQSDVTYDGVFYLGVRTTGIFCKPSCGARKPFPKNVEFFATTKEALFAGYRPCKRCKPMSAAGAPPAWVAELLALVDRSPDARVRDGNIRKLGIDPARARRYFQKNYGMTFQAYSRGRRLGKAFEQIRLGKRLDDVTLGHGYDSHSGFREAFAKTFGTPPGKAHRSECLLVTWIESPLGPLIAGATEKHLVLLEFTDRRMLDAQFVTLRRAFKRPIVPGNNAILKNLRDELALYFQGKLRTFKVPLEYPGSPFQQKVWDELRRIPYGTTISYEDLAERAGTPNAQRAAGSANGKNRIAIVIPCHRVVNKSGKLGGYGGGLWRKQRLLDIEQGR